CAGGTAACCGAAACTGGTCAGTCCTATCATGCCATAAATGCTCGTGACGCCAAGCGCCATGGTCTCATCCACTCCGTAAAGCGGTTCGTCTTGCTCCATAATCGATTGCAGCGGCTCCGGCAGCAGCTTCTTCTCGGCCAATTCATCCAGCGCAATGCCTGTATACAGCGTATACTGCACTTCGCGCTTGCCGAGAACGGCCCGGACGCTTTCTTCACACTGCTCGATGGTTAACTTCGGATGATAACGCTGTTGAAGCTTCAACACAATATCCGCGATGGAGCTTACGCTGACTCCTCTGCGGCTGAGCATGCTCTCTGCCAAGTCCATTGACATCACAAATCCCCCCCGCGTCTTTGGCCGCGCTCCTTCAATCCTTCTCTATCATGAAAGAGCCTTCTTCATGCGAGTACTCGGCCAACATTACCTGTAGTGTCCTAATTGTATGCGGGAGGGATGCGAAACGTTCTTAAATTTTCATGTTACTTCACTTTAACGGTGTCCTTGCCCAGCATGCTTTCCATTTCGGCAAAAAGCTCTGTGGAAGGCTTGATTCGATAAGCTTCGCTAAGCGCAAGCACCTTCTGGCTTCGCTCATAAAACAGCACCGTTTGCACATGCCCCGGATGCTGCTGCAGGAGCTCTTTCAGCTTCACCAGCAGCTCCGATTGCTCCGCATCGGCCGTTATTTTCACAAACACACGCTGCTCAGCCTTATGATTCGATACGACGGTACGAGATTCCTTCTCGGGCGATAGGCTGCCACCCGACGCCTCGTTTCGGATAGAGGTCGAATCCTGTCCACTCCGGGCGGCAAGCCGCTCCGGATTCTGGACTGCCGATGGATTACCGGCCGAAACTGGCTGGATGCCGGCGCCCGATTTACCACTACGGCCGTTATTCTCTCCGCCGGATCTTCCTCTGCCGCCCGCTGCTCCCCGAACCTTGCTCCGGTGAACCAGTTGACTCAAGGTTTGCGGCTCAAGCGGCGCGATTTCTTCGGCCAGCAGCTTAAAGCCTTCGTCCTGCAGCTGAACCTTCGCGCGGATCGCCAGCAGCGCGCCTTTTTCAATCAGATGCGCGCTTCGCTTCCACACTTCAGGAAAGAGAACGACCTCACAGCGCTCAATTTGATCCTCGCACTCCATGAAGGCCATCGCCTTTCCCTGTTTCGTCGTAATGGTCTTCAGTGTAACCACCATACCGGCAACCGTAGCCATCGATTCATCTTCCGCTTCATGGAGATCCATTAACCGATCAGCTCCGGACTCCGTCAGCGTATCTTCGAAGCCGTCCAGCGGATGGCCGGACAAATACATGCCCAGCAGCTCGCGTTCGAATTCGAGCTGCTGACTTGTGGTATATGGCGGGATGTCCGGATATTCGATGTCCCAATTCGTGGTTTCCACGAAGTCGAAGAGCTGAATCTGGAGATCATCCCGTTCCTTTCTCCACTTCACGGCCGCTTCGACCGTTTCGTCCAGCATGGCAACCAACTGGGAACGGTGTCCCTGCAAGGAATCAAAAGCCCCTGCCTGGATAAGCGACTCGATCACGCGCTTGTTGCATACGCGGAGGTCTACCCGGCGGCAAAAATCGAGCAGGCTTTCAAACGGCTTTTCACGCCTGATCTCGACGATATTCTCCACTGCCTGCGTGCCTACGTTCTTGATCGCGGCTAGCCCGAATCGGATTCCGCCTCCGGCCGGACGTTGGCCTTCATTATCACCGCCCTCGGCAGCAGAACCGCTCATGACCGGGGTAAAATACGTTCCGCTTTCGTTGACGTCCGGCGGCATGACCTCGATGTCGAGGCGCCGTGCCTCCAGCACGTATTCGGCTACCTTCCGGTGGCTGCCCATAACGGCCGTCAGCATGGAAGCCATGAACGGAACCGGATAGTGCGCCTTAAGATAAGCCGTCTGGAAGGCCAGCACGCCGTAAGCGGCGGCATGCGCACGGGGAAATCCGTAGTTCGCGAACCGGACGATCATATCGTACACGCGGTTGGCCTCATCCTCGCTATAACCGAGCTTGAGACTGCCTGAAACGAAATGGCTCCGCTCCCGGTCCAGTACTTCGCGCTTCTTCTTCGACACCGCTCTTCGCAGCAAATCCGCTTCCCCGAGCGAGAAGCCGGCCATCGTCGAAGCGATCTGCATGATCTGCTCCTGATAGACGATAATGCCGTACGTATCGCCTAATATCGGGATCAGGTCCGAATGGGGATACTCCGGCTCAATCCGGCCGTGCTTGGCTTGAATGAACTTCGGAATAAACTCCATGGGACCCGGACGGTACAAGGCATTCACGGATACGATATCCTCAAACACCGAAGGTTTCAGATCCTTCAGCACCCGCCGGATGCCCGCGGATTCAAGCTGAAATACGCCCGTGGTATCGCCGCGTCCCAGCATCTCATACGTCAGATGATCGTCATCCGGCACTTGTTCGAAATCGAGTGTTCTGCCGGTCAATTCTTGAATCCATCTCAGGGTACGCTCTATGATGGATAACGTCCGCAGACCCAAAAAATCCATCTTGAGCAGGCCCACGCTCTCCAGATTCTCCATGGAATACTGCGTCAGCGCCGTCTTCTCGCTCCCTTCCTGCAGCGGAACCGCATCCGTCAGCGGATCGCGGGAAATGACAATGCCTGCTGCATGCGTCGAAGCATGACGGGGCATGCCCTCAACCTTCATCGCCATATCGATCAGCTCGCGCACCTTCGGCTTCGTCTCGTACTGCTCCTTCAGCTGCGGGCTTTGCTCCATCGCTCCCGCGATGCTGATGCCCAGATGGTTAGGGATCAGCTTGGCCGCCTTGTCCACATCCCCGAACGGCACATTCAGCGCACGTCCAACATCTCGGACGGCCGCCCTTGCCGCCATCGTACCGAACGTAATAATCTGGGCGACATGCTCTTTCCCGTATTTATCCACCACATAATCAATGACCTCTTCCCGGCGCTCGTCACTGAAGTCGATATCAATATCCGGCATCGTTATCCGCTCCGGATTCAGGAAGCGTTCAAACAACAATTTATATTTCATCGGGTCCACATTCGTAATCTGAAGGGTGTAGGCCACCAGGCTGCCCGCCGATGAACCCCGGCCCGGTCCAACCGCGATGCCTTGCCTGTGGGCATAGGCGATAAAGTCCCATACGATCAAGAAATAATCGCTGAAGCCCATGTTCTCGATGACGCCGAGCTCATAGTTCAGTCGCTGCTCCAGCTCGCTGCGCTCTGCTTCATCCTGCCACCGCTCCGTATTCCCGTAACGTTCTTGCAGACCGTTCAAACAGAGCTCCCGCAGGTATTCGGCTGCATTCTTCCCTTCCGGTAGCGAGCTGTATTCCGGCAAAATCGACTTGCCGAATTCCAGCTCCAGGTTGCATTGGTCCGCAATCTTAGCCGTATTCAATATAGCTTCAGGCACATGGGGGTATAATCGCTCCATGTCGCTGCCGCTCTTCAAATAGAGCTGATTCGTCTGGATCTGCAGCCTATCCTCATCTTCGACCGTCTTTCCCGTGCCGATGCAGATCAGGACGTCCTGTACCTCGGCATCGCTCTCGGTCAGATAATGCACATCGTTGGTCGCAACCAGCGGAATGCCGGTCTCGCGGCTAAGCTGAATCAGCTGGGGATTCACGCGTTTCTGCTCCGGAATTCCGTGATCCTGCAGCTCCAGATAGTAGTCTTCTCCAAAAATCGCCTGATAACGAAGCGCGGCAGCTTTCGCTTCCGCTTCGCGTCCGTGAAGCAGATGCTGGGGAACCTCGCCGCCCAAGCAAGCGCTGAGACATATGATGCCTTCATGATGGGCGGCCAGCGCCTCCATATCGATTCGGGGTCTGTAATGGTACCCCTCCAAATGCCCGATCGAGCACAGCTTCATCAAATTGCGATAGCCGGTCTCATTCTTGGCAAGCAGAATCAAATGATAGATCGGCTGATCCTTGCGGCTTCCCCGCTCCTTGCGGGAGCCTGCCGTAATATAGGCCTCGCAGCCGATAATCGGTTTGATGCCTTGCGCCAGGCAGGCTTTATAGAACGGAATGGCACCATACATCACGCCATGATCCGTCAGGGCCAGCGATTTCATGCCAAGCGCCGCCGCTTCCCGCACCAGGTCACCGATACGTGCCGCTCCATCGAGCAAACTGTATTCACTATGCACGTGCAAATGCACGAAAGAGCTCATCGTAACGCCTTCCTTTCGCCGGTACATGTATATTTGAAATCCATCCAGAAATATCTGAAAAAGTCTTTATACCATTTTATCATAATCCCGCTAGGCCCGCCCATAGAATGAAACTAGGGAGTACGTGGACAGGCGTTTGCCATAACATCCACCGAGAGTAGAAAGGAGACATGAGGGCATGAGCGTTTTTTTATCCAAAGCGATCCTGGACTTTTTTATAGCCTTCGGCATCGTGCTGGGGGAGCCATGGTGGGAGGCGTGGGCGCCGTGCTGTCCCTGCAGCCCCCGACCCTGACCATGGTTGAAGTGGCCGACCGGATTAAAATATGGGCTCTTGCGGCCGCGATCGGGGGCACCATTGATCCGATGCGGGTCATTGAAAGCAACGTGCTTGACGGGAATTTATCCCCTGCCATCAAGCAGGTTTTATATCTGGGTTTTGCATTTCTTGGAGCACATATGGGCAGCGAGCTGGTCAAATGGGTGTGCTTCAGCCGGAGCTGAATGATGCGCGTACCTCCAGCCCACCGCTTCCGCCCCTTCTATCAGATCGCATCCATCTTCGTGCTGGGAATGGTTGTCGGCAGCATCGTCTACAATTCGGTTTATCATGCAGCCTACAATAAATTATGGTTAACGAATCAGGAGCAGCAGCTCAAAATAACGCAATACGAAGAAGATATCGAGTCGTTAAAAAAATACAATAAACAATCCACGGTCATCAAGGAAATCAAGATCCGCAGCGAACAAAACGACAGGGTTCCGCTGGATCCCGTCATCATCAAAGAGCTCGTCAGGCTTATGAGCGAAGATCTGGCTGCCCTTCGCGGCCGCAACGTGTTTGATATCGACGCGGACAGCAAGCTGACGCGCTCACTCCTCAGCGACAAAATTTATACCGTCCGCGAGAAAGATTACAAGGTCCAAATCAAGACCATGCTCGTCATGGAAGGCGTGCTGCAAATCTGGGTTAGCGTTGATCATGTGGATGCAAAGTCAACCGGATCATGATACAATACATACTATTGTAAATGATCGAATCTAACATGCTTTTAGAGGTTGTTCAAAAAGTCATCTTTAGATCACGAAGCAGCACATGAACACCACATTGCGAGCATGTTACCGAATATGAAGGAGCCTTCCATTCCATGATAACCGTCATCCACTATATCCTGTATATTATCCTCGTCCTGTCCGTCGTAGCTGCCGCGCTCTATAGCATTCGCGCACGCCGAGTAGCGGATCCCGCGGACCGCGGCATCTATATGTCCATGATGAACCTCTGTATGGGCATTATGCTGGTTTCCCTTTCGCTGGTCTGCATGTTTCTGTTCAGCGGCTCCACGCCGGCTGTCATTGTAGAAGCTGTGTTCTTGGTGCTTGGCGCATTTAATATATTTGCCGGCATAAGAAGCCGCACCTATTACAGCAGACTGAAGAATTCGCGGACGGCCAGCTAAGTCAAATTGAACGGAACAGGGGCATCCCGCAAGGTCCATGAAGACCCGCGGGATGCCCCTTTATTTTGTCCGGAGTTTAACGTTAGCCGTGATCGATCGCCTGCATCGTCATGACCGCTTTTGCAATCAGGTTTGTCTGATGCTGGATCTCGATCTCCATCTTGCAGGTACGGCGGCTGATCTCCAGCAATTTTGGCATAATGACGATCGGATCCTCGATCTGCACGGGCCGGATGAAATACGTCGACAGATGGTCCAGCACATGATCCCAGCCGCTAATATCCTTGGCCGCTTTAACCGCAGCTTGGCTCATGACGGTCGTGAGCACCCCTTGCGAAATCGTTCCAAGTTCTGAAGCCATTTGGGGCGTGATAAAACCGTGAAAGAACAAACGCCCTTCCTCATCCCGATCCTCTGCAATCCCATTCCAGATCAGCTGATCAAACGTCTCGCCAAGCTGAGGCTGGTTTCGTGCATCCCGCAGTGCTCCTAACACTTCTTTACGAGTAACCGTTGCAAGCAGCTTGCGGTTCCGATCCACAATCGGAAGAAAATCGATCCCTTCCCACATCATAATCTGCGCCGCAGATGCGAGCGACGTTTTCATGCTTGCCGTTACCGGATTGCGGGTCATCGCTTTCTCGATCGGCTGAGTTTCGGCGAGCCCTTCCACATCCCGAACCCCGACGATGCCGATGACCCGGTTCCATTCGTCTGTTACCGGATACCGGATTTGCCCGGTCGCCTGTGAAATCCGTTTGAATTCCTGAACGGTGACGGAGTTTTTCAACTGGTGATTCTTCGGCTTATCATGAGCGATATCCTCCACCAGCATAATTTTCTTCTTGATTAATCGGTCAAAAATGGCGCGGTTAATCATGGAGGCGACGGTAAATGTGTCATGCCTGGACGATATAATGGGCAGATACAGCTGGTCTGCCAGCTGTTTCACTTCCCGGCTGGTTCCGAAACCGCCCGTAATCAACACGCCCGCCCCCTGCTCGAGTGCCAGGGAATGGGCATCTTCGCGGTTACCGACAATCATGAGGCTTCCGGCATCGATATATCGAATCATCGCCTCCACCTTCATGGCGCCAATCACGTATTTATGCAAGCTTTTATTAAGCCCTTCCGCACCGCCGAGCACATGCCCTTCCACAATTTCAACGACATCGGCAAACGTAAGCTGCTCGGATATGTTACGCGGCTTCCGTTCCACACGAACCGTGCCGATCCTTTCCTTCGTGACCACGATGCCCAGGCTTTCCGCTTCCTTTACCGCCCGATAAGCGGTTCCCTCGCTGACGCCCATCTCTTTGGCCAACCGTCGTACCGAGATTTTGCTTCCAACCTTCAAACTTTCAATATGTTGAACCAATTGCTCGTGTTTGGTAATCGTATCATCTCGAACGTCCAACTGTTACACCCCCAGAACACTATCTGTACCATACTGTATCTATTATATCACGTCCTATGAAGCTCCCATACCCGTCAGACACAAAAAAACCTCCCCTGAAGGTTAACGGATGGGCGATCCAACCGTACCCCTTAAAGGGAGGTTTTTGTTCGTCACAGCTCTCGCTGTGATCCAACGCTTAATTGGCTTCTTGGCTCTTCTGTTCCTCCGGCCATTTCAATTCCCATTGACGCAATTTCTCCTTGCGGATCTCATCGAGCGCTTTCTGTTTCGCTTCATCTACACCGATAAGGTAATAGAGATGCGAACCGATCACAAGCAGGGCAAATCCTGCCCAGACTGCACCGAACAGCGAAACCCATGAGAACCCGCCAGAGAAAGAAATGCTGGGAAGGGCGTATATCAACATGCCGAGTGCAACCAATAAGTAAGCGGTGTGTTTAAACTTGTTCTTCTTTTTTTTCATTGTAAACGCAGCTCCTCTACTCTCTGAAATCTATATTTCTACTCTATGAGGAGCTTGCGCAATTTATGAGACAAGTTTTTAAAAATGTACCGAATTTGTGTTGAAGTTTATTGTCCGCAGCCTTAAAAAAGGGAACGTCTAGGGTTGGGCTGGACCATACAGATGCTGAAGACTATCCGATATAATCTTGTTCACGTCTTCGATGATGACACTCAGACGGCGCTCAGCGTCGAACAAGCGGCGGATGTTCAGGTTCAGGCTCAGCACCTCAAACTGCTTCTCCATCTTCTCCATTTCGTCCTGTGCCGGCATATCGCCGGACATCATGCGCTGTTGAAGTTCCATCTGGCGCTGTCGGAAGTCATCCAGCATGCGTCTGCTCTCCGGATCTGCATCCACGAGTTTCATAGCAGAGGTAATTTCTTCCACCTCCTTGCTTTCCTTCATCGCTTTTGCCAAATCATGTGCCTTGTCATAAATGTTCATTCGTAATTCCTCCAATATATTCGGCTTAAACGCCGTATTTGAATTCGCCTCTTGCCTTAATCCTTACTCCATCAAAATTCTTATCTCCACAGTATGGTCAGCATGGATTGGAACAATCCGATCACTCCGCCAAGCAGCACCCCAAGCCAGGTGATGGCCCTGAATTCGCGGCCGGACACACTCAGGATGATCTCTTCCAGCCGCTCAATCGGGAACTTCTCCACCTGCTCCTGAACGAGCTGCGGTAAGTTTACAGCCTTCATGGCCGCCGGGATGCTTCGCTCAAGGAAGCCCAGTCCCTTATCGAGCAGTCCAGGCAGAGCTGCTTCGATGGCAGGCATTCGCGGTCCAATCAGCTCGCCTACGCGAAGAGACTCGATTTGCTGAATCCACTTGGACCAAGGAAGCTTGTCATCCAATGTGCGGGAGATCCAAGCGAGGCCCGGCTCACCAGCGGCATGTTCGATGAAATTCCCGAGCGGCATCTCACCGTAATACGACAGCTTTCCTGAGATAATATCCGTGATGGTCTTGCGGATCTTCTCACCCTCCAGCTGCTGAATCAGCATGGGCGTCAGCTTCTGGACCAGTTTATCCTCATCCACAAAGATCGAAGCCATCGTCCCCAAAAATCCGCCTGCCTTATCGATGAGTGAAGAAGCCACATCCGATAGCATAAGCTGCCCCTTCGCGGACAACAGCGTGCTCCTCAGCTCCTTCAGCACAATATCGGCGGCAGCCCCGCTCCAGCCCTGGATCGTTTCCTCGGACCAACCGGGAACAAGCTCCTTCAGCGGCTTTGCCTCTAATCCGTATCCGTGCCATACTGCTGCGGCACCCCGGGCTGTGAGCTGGCGGGCCGATTGTTCGGCACGGACCTTCAATTGCTCCCACTGTTCGGAACTCCATACCTTTAGCGCCAAGTCTTCGAAGCTCAGCTCCGACTGGCTCCATTCCTCCAGCTTCCGATAGAGGCTGTCCTCTATCTTACCCCGAAACACCGGCTTTCGAATAAGCTCCTGCAAGCCCTCGCTTGTCACCAGGTAATCCGAGACCACACGTCCCAACGACTCGGCTATTTCGTCCTTTCGCTTTGGAATGAGCCCTGGCGTGAAGGGTACGCGGCGGCCCAGGATAATTTTTTCTTCACGGGGATGAAACAGCATTTTTATTGCAAAGTGGTTCGTGATGCCGCCAACAAAAGCAGCAACGCACACGTTCACCAAAATAAACAGCCAGTTCTGCATTTTAAGCACTCCTTTTTCCCGAGCAGTACAATCACCAAGGGATATATGTCCTCATATGATGCATTACATGCAATGATCAGATGAAGTCTTTTGTCTGTTCACTTAAGTATCCAGTTGTTGTCGGAAGGAGATCCACCATGCGCAAATCCAAGATCAAATCCAACACCAAATCCAAGATATCGACTCAATTAATCCGCTCAGCCCAGCTTTCGGATAACGATATCAAGCTTGGTGACCGGCTCATCAGACAGCTCCGTATCCCGACAGATTCAAAGGTACAGCTTGCCTTTGGCTCCTTCAAGCAGGAAGTCCGCGTTATCTCAGGAGGAAAATCGAACTCGCTGGCCTTAAGCCCTTCGGTATTCAGCCATTCGGGACTTCTTCCTCGTACCGTCATGAATGTCAAATATTATCCAACGGAAAGAACGCTGAAGCTCGGTCCGCTTATCGGGATCATGGTCAGCCGATATCAACCGGATGAACCTGATAAACCTTTCGGATCAATCTCAGCTTTCTGCCTGGAAATGGTCAACGCGGCTAAAAAACAGGGCGCATATGTATATTTTTTCACACCTGACATGATCGGTTCGAACCCGTCGACACTTGAAGCCATTGCTTATGACGCGGGATGGAAAAAGCTCAGCGTTCCAGCTCCGGACGTCATTAATAACCGGCTGTCTACCCGCAAACTGGAGAATAGTCCTAGCGTACAGCATTTTATGAGAGAAGTAAAATCGCGATTCGGCACCCAAATCTTTAACGAGAAATTTCTCGATAAATCGGATGTCTTCGAGGCACTCGGGCCTGATGTGAAACTGCAGAAATATTTGCCCGAATCCTATTTGCTCAGCGGTTATCCGACGCTCAAAAAAATGTGCGCCACTTATCGGACGGTCTTCCTGAAACCGGTGCGGGGTAGTCTGGGGAAAGGGATCATCCGGATATCCCGCCAAGAGAACGGCAAATATCAAACGATGACCACCTCTCTTGAAGGAAGCAAGAAGAATACCTACTCCTCACTTCCAAAGCTGTTCAGCAGCTTATCTGGGAAAATAAAAAAAACGCGTTATCAAATTCAGCAAGGGCTGGATTTGATCCGCATCAACCGGCGAAACGTTGATTTTCGCGCGCTTGTTCATAAAGACAAAAACGGCAAGTGGGCAGTGACTTCGGTCGTGGCCCGTATTGCCGGCGGAAACCATTTTGTTTCCAATCTTGCCAGAGGCGGTACGCTATCTTCCGTCAAGGACGCACTTGCCATGAGCAGTATTCCGTTAAGCTCCAAACAAACAGCCCCCGCCCGAATGAATCAAGCGGCGCTCGATATTGCTCATGGACTGGAGGCTGCCATTCCCTATCATTTCGGGGAGCTCGGCATTGACTTGGCAATTGATACGGCTGGCCGCATTTGGCTCCTGGAGGTCAACTCCAAGCCGTCCAAAGGTGAAAATGCACCGCTGAATGCCGACTCCAAAGTAAGACCGTCAGCCGTCCGGCTCGTTCAGTACTGTCAATACTTGACGGGGTTCTAAAAAAGGAGAACATTATGTCGTCAAACAAGATAGGCACCCTGGGTGTCATGGTATGCCGCAAACCGGGCTTCCCTCCCTTCGCAGAGAAGGAATTCCTCCGTGAACTTAGCTCGAAGGCCAAGGGACTCGGCATGCAGGTATTTGTTTTTTGTCCGGATGATGCCTCTCCTGCTTCTGGTGTTGAAAGCTCCATAGACAGGATACAAGGATATCAATTCAATCCTGGAAAAGGCTGGAGTTTCGGCACCTTTCCTCCTCCAGACGTCATCTATGACCGATGTCTGCACCGAAACGGTGAGGAAACGGCTGCCGCCGGTGCGTATCTGAACCGAATGCTGCAGCAGGGCGTAAGACTGTGGGCACGCGGTCTGCCCGGCAAGCAGAAAGTGCATCAACTATTAAAGCGCTCCTCCGCCTTAAGGCCATATCTGCCGGCAACCTTAAGTTATACCGGAGCGGAATCACTGAGCAGGGCCCTGCTGGCTTTTGGCAGCGGACTTTTCATGAAGCCTAGCGGAGGCTCTCAGGGTCGTCATACTTTGTACCTCGCTTTGACAGATCAACAGCGTGTCAGACTGCAAGGAAGGGACCGGAGCAATCGCATGTTCCAGCAGACTATTCCCGCACAAGAGATGAACGAATGGGTGAGTCGATTTACCGGTCGACGCCGGTTTATCATTCAACCCTATCTGGAGCTTCATAACCGTAACGGAGATCCGTTTGATATTCGGTCATTGGTTCAAAAGAATGACCGCGGCAGATGGTCCATCACAGGAATCGCTGCACGGCAAGGCGTAAGCCAAGGACTGACCTCGAACCTTCACGGGGGAGGCACCGCATTTCCGGCCCTTCCCTATCTAACGGCCGATTTCGGAGAAGAAAAGGCCATGAAGATCATTCAGACCATCCGAGATCTGTCCGCTCAGCTTCCATCTCTGCTCGAAGAAGGATTCGGCCGACTTGGCGAGCTGGGAATCGATTTTGGCGTGGATACAAAGGGACGGGTCTGGATCCTGGAGGTTAATTCCAAACCGGGCCGCCGCGCATTTACACTAACGGGAGATGGTCACGCAGCCCGGCTGTCCGTCGAACATCCGATTCAATACGCCCGTTATTTATTGCTTCGACAACTTAGGAGGGTAAATACATGAGTTTGAATTTCGGAAATATTCATTTCTCGCAGCAGCCCGAAAAAGTCGTCTTTTTATCCGGTTCGCTTTTAAAGAGCCTGGGGCTATCAAGCAGGAAATCGATTAAGCTACGCATCGGGACCAACACGGTGTCCGCTGCTGTAAAACCGATCGATCGATCGGGGAAACACATCTATTTAAGCAACGGTGTCCGCAACGGTATCCACGTTCCCAGACAGGGCCCTGTCTATATCCATTCCCCCCGTGAAGGAGAAATCGAGCTGGGGCCCGTGGTTGGGGTTCTCTCCGACGGACCGCATAATCCATCCAGCCCCTTTGGAGCCCGAACCTCGTATATTCGTCAGCTTCTTCGTGAGGGCAACAAAAAAATGTTCGTTTATGCCTTTGCCCCCCGGGATATCAACTGGCAGCGCGAAACGGTGCATGCCTATATGCTCGGTTCCGGCGGTGGTTTTGTCCGCAAAACCGTTCCGCTCCCTAATGTCGTCTATAATCGCCTGCCTAGCCGAAAAACCGACTTCTCCCCTTTTACCAATCAACTGAGAGATCGGTTTCTGAAGCGCAACATTAAATTTTTCAACTGGGCCTTCTTCAATAAATCCGATGTGTACTCCCAGCTGGACGGCGACGTGCAGGCAGGCAAATATTTGCCGGAAACGCATAACAATCCTAGTCCCGAGCGGATTAAGGATATGATGGAGCGCCATAACTTTGTATATTATAAGCCCTCAGCCGGAAGCTTAGGCCTCGGGATTTACCGGTTAACCTATCTTCCCAAAAAAGGATACTTTGCGCGATATCACGGAAACGGGGGTAACACCCTTCTCAAGTTCCCAAGCTTTAACAGTCTGATGCGTATGCTACAGGCCAAGCATGGCTCCAAGCTGCGTAACTATGTTATCCAGCAAGGAATCCGCCTCATTGAAATCGATGGCTGCCCTATCGACTTCAGATTTCATATGCATAAGAACAGCAAAAACCGGTGGTCCGTGGTTGGTATCGGCGCCAAAAAAGCCGGTCGGGGCAGCGTCACAACGCATATCAAGAACGGGGGCTCCTTGATGACGCCGGAGCAGGCGCTCAGCCGGGCCTTCGGCTCCAAAGCTCGGGATGTG
This Paenibacillus sp. JZ16 DNA region includes the following protein-coding sequences:
- a CDS encoding phosphatidylglycerophosphatase A family protein produces the protein MSMDLAESMLSRRGVSVSSIADIVLKLQQRYHPKLTIEQCEESVRAVLGKREVQYTLYTGIALDELAEKKLLPEPLQSIMEQDEPLYGVDETMALGVTSIYGMIGLTSFGYLDKEKMGVIEILNEKSDGIHVFLDDLVAGIAAAASSRIAHNNPDAAHYTAGSD
- a CDS encoding DNA polymerase III subunit alpha, producing the protein MSSFVHLHVHSEYSLLDGAARIGDLVREAAALGMKSLALTDHGVMYGAIPFYKACLAQGIKPIIGCEAYITAGSRKERGSRKDQPIYHLILLAKNETGYRNLMKLCSIGHLEGYHYRPRIDMEALAAHHEGIICLSACLGGEVPQHLLHGREAEAKAAALRYQAIFGEDYYLELQDHGIPEQKRVNPQLIQLSRETGIPLVATNDVHYLTESDAEVQDVLICIGTGKTVEDEDRLQIQTNQLYLKSGSDMERLYPHVPEAILNTAKIADQCNLELEFGKSILPEYSSLPEGKNAAEYLRELCLNGLQERYGNTERWQDEAERSELEQRLNYELGVIENMGFSDYFLIVWDFIAYAHRQGIAVGPGRGSSAGSLVAYTLQITNVDPMKYKLLFERFLNPERITMPDIDIDFSDERREEVIDYVVDKYGKEHVAQIITFGTMAARAAVRDVGRALNVPFGDVDKAAKLIPNHLGISIAGAMEQSPQLKEQYETKPKVRELIDMAMKVEGMPRHASTHAAGIVISRDPLTDAVPLQEGSEKTALTQYSMENLESVGLLKMDFLGLRTLSIIERTLRWIQELTGRTLDFEQVPDDDHLTYEMLGRGDTTGVFQLESAGIRRVLKDLKPSVFEDIVSVNALYRPGPMEFIPKFIQAKHGRIEPEYPHSDLIPILGDTYGIIVYQEQIMQIASTMAGFSLGEADLLRRAVSKKKREVLDRERSHFVSGSLKLGYSEDEANRVYDMIVRFANYGFPRAHAAAYGVLAFQTAYLKAHYPVPFMASMLTAVMGSHRKVAEYVLEARRLDIEVMPPDVNESGTYFTPVMSGSAAEGGDNEGQRPAGGGIRFGLAAIKNVGTQAVENIVEIRREKPFESLLDFCRRVDLRVCNKRVIESLIQAGAFDSLQGHRSQLVAMLDETVEAAVKWRKERDDLQIQLFDFVETTNWDIEYPDIPPYTTSQQLEFERELLGMYLSGHPLDGFEDTLTESGADRLMDLHEAEDESMATVAGMVVTLKTITTKQGKAMAFMECEDQIERCEVVLFPEVWKRSAHLIEKGALLAIRAKVQLQDEGFKLLAEEIAPLEPQTLSQLVHRSKVRGAAGGRGRSGGENNGRSGKSGAGIQPVSAGNPSAVQNPERLAARSGQDSTSIRNEASGGSLSPEKESRTVVSNHKAEQRVFVKITADAEQSELLVKLKELLQQHPGHVQTVLFYERSQKVLALSEAYRIKPSTELFAEMESMLGKDTVKVK
- a CDS encoding YtpI family protein; translation: MITVIHYILYIILVLSVVAAALYSIRARRVADPADRGIYMSMMNLCMGIMLVSLSLVCMFLFSGSTPAVIVEAVFLVLGAFNIFAGIRSRTYYSRLKNSRTAS
- a CDS encoding DRTGG domain-containing protein translates to MDVRDDTITKHEQLVQHIESLKVGSKISVRRLAKEMGVSEGTAYRAVKEAESLGIVVTKERIGTVRVERKPRNISEQLTFADVVEIVEGHVLGGAEGLNKSLHKYVIGAMKVEAMIRYIDAGSLMIVGNREDAHSLALEQGAGVLITGGFGTSREVKQLADQLYLPIISSRHDTFTVASMINRAIFDRLIKKKIMLVEDIAHDKPKNHQLKNSVTVQEFKRISQATGQIRYPVTDEWNRVIGIVGVRDVEGLAETQPIEKAMTRNPVTASMKTSLASAAQIMMWEGIDFLPIVDRNRKLLATVTRKEVLGALRDARNQPQLGETFDQLIWNGIAEDRDEEGRLFFHGFITPQMASELGTISQGVLTTVMSQAAVKAAKDISGWDHVLDHLSTYFIRPVQIEDPIVIMPKLLEISRRTCKMEIEIQHQTNLIAKAVMTMQAIDHG
- a CDS encoding YlbF family regulator, encoding MNIYDKAHDLAKAMKESKEVEEITSAMKLVDADPESRRMLDDFRQRQMELQQRMMSGDMPAQDEMEKMEKQFEVLSLNLNIRRLFDAERRLSVIIEDVNKIISDSLQHLYGPAQP
- a CDS encoding DUF445 domain-containing protein, with the protein product MQNWLFILVNVCVAAFVGGITNHFAIKMLFHPREEKIILGRRVPFTPGLIPKRKDEIAESLGRVVSDYLVTSEGLQELIRKPVFRGKIEDSLYRKLEEWSQSELSFEDLALKVWSSEQWEQLKVRAEQSARQLTARGAAAVWHGYGLEAKPLKELVPGWSEETIQGWSGAAADIVLKELRSTLLSAKGQLMLSDVASSLIDKAGGFLGTMASIFVDEDKLVQKLTPMLIQQLEGEKIRKTITDIISGKLSYYGEMPLGNFIEHAAGEPGLAWISRTLDDKLPWSKWIQQIESLRVGELIGPRMPAIEAALPGLLDKGLGFLERSIPAAMKAVNLPQLVQEQVEKFPIERLEEIILSVSGREFRAITWLGVLLGGVIGLFQSMLTILWR